The proteins below are encoded in one region of Betaproteobacteria bacterium:
- a CDS encoding bifunctional 3-phosphoshikimate 1-carboxyvinyltransferase/cytidylate kinase, which yields MEFLDLPQLLSASGVVRLPGSKSISNRVLLLAALSEGATEVRDLLASDDTERMLDALKVLGVGVTHLGGENWQIKGCGGTFPTRTAELFLGNAGTAFRPLTAALALSGGDYILKGVARMHERPIRDLVDGLRQLGADVNYLENVGYPPLHLKPANILQNGVVKVRGDVSSQFLTGLLMALPLTGQTVVVEVIGELISKPYIEITLATMARFGVQVQRDGWQRFTVVAGSRYVSPGTIYVEGDASSASYFLALGAIGGGPVRVEGVGRDSIQGDVRFAEALAKMGAEIEMGPNWMSARAPQDGLVAVDLDCNHIPDAAMTLATTALFAKGTTKLRNIASWRVKETDRIAAMATELRKLGAVVEEGEDFICVTAATLKPAAIDTYDDHRMAMCFSLAAFGTPLRINDPKCVAKTFPDYFDRFAAVTLAAPVIAIDGPSASGKGTVAARVATALGYAYLDSGALYRLTALAARQAGVDWADEARVAAIAAGLDVEFSENDIHLNGAVVGDAIRTEEMSAGASIVAALPAVREALLFRQRAFGKRPGLVGDGRDMGSVVFPRAELKVFLTASAEARAERRYKQLIEKGLSANLPDLLLDLKQRDERDSQRSVAPLRQEADAKLLDTTHLTIEQAVNQVLVWSREALQ from the coding sequence ATGGAATTTCTCGACCTACCCCAACTCTTGTCCGCATCCGGCGTTGTTCGCCTTCCCGGCTCGAAAAGTATCTCCAATCGAGTCCTTTTGTTGGCCGCCCTTTCAGAAGGCGCAACCGAAGTCCGCGATTTGCTGGCATCGGATGACACCGAGCGGATGCTTGATGCGCTGAAGGTGTTAGGTGTGGGCGTTACCCATCTGGGTGGTGAAAATTGGCAGATCAAGGGTTGTGGCGGCACATTTCCGACCAGAACAGCGGAACTCTTTCTCGGTAATGCCGGAACGGCATTTCGCCCGCTGACTGCGGCGCTGGCACTGTCGGGCGGAGACTACATACTGAAGGGCGTGGCCCGCATGCATGAGCGGCCGATCCGCGATCTGGTGGATGGTCTGCGCCAGCTCGGGGCTGATGTTAACTATCTGGAGAATGTAGGCTATCCACCTTTGCATCTGAAACCGGCAAACATTCTCCAAAATGGAGTGGTTAAGGTTCGAGGCGATGTATCCAGTCAGTTTTTGACGGGTTTGCTGATGGCTTTGCCGCTGACTGGGCAAACGGTTGTGGTTGAAGTCATCGGTGAGCTGATTTCCAAGCCTTACATTGAGATCACTCTGGCGACCATGGCGCGTTTTGGCGTGCAGGTTCAGCGTGATGGCTGGCAGCGTTTTACGGTAGTAGCCGGCAGTCGCTATGTCTCGCCGGGGACGATCTACGTCGAAGGCGATGCCTCGTCGGCCTCGTATTTCCTAGCCTTGGGTGCCATTGGTGGCGGGCCGGTTCGCGTCGAGGGAGTCGGACGAGATTCGATTCAGGGCGACGTACGTTTTGCTGAAGCATTGGCCAAAATGGGCGCCGAAATAGAAATGGGGCCGAACTGGATGTCGGCGCGGGCGCCGCAAGATGGTCTAGTTGCGGTCGACCTGGATTGCAACCATATTCCCGATGCGGCTATGACGCTGGCGACGACCGCTTTGTTTGCCAAAGGAACGACCAAGCTACGCAACATCGCCAGTTGGCGAGTGAAGGAAACTGATCGGATTGCCGCAATGGCAACCGAACTGCGCAAACTGGGTGCGGTGGTCGAGGAGGGCGAGGATTTCATCTGCGTTACAGCGGCAACCCTCAAACCTGCTGCCATCGATACCTATGACGATCATCGAATGGCAATGTGTTTCTCATTGGCCGCTTTCGGTACACCATTGCGTATCAACGATCCAAAGTGTGTGGCGAAGACCTTCCCAGACTACTTCGACCGCTTTGCCGCGGTGACTCTGGCTGCGCCTGTTATCGCTATCGACGGCCCATCGGCCTCCGGCAAGGGCACGGTTGCAGCGCGGGTGGCTACGGCACTTGGCTACGCCTATTTGGATTCTGGCGCTCTTTACCGGTTGACCGCGCTGGCCGCCAGGCAGGCCGGTGTTGATTGGGCTGATGAGGCACGCGTAGCAGCTATTGCCGCCGGTCTCGACGTCGAGTTTTCCGAGAACGATATTCACCTGAACGGCGCTGTTGTTGGCGACGCGATCCGAACCGAAGAAATGTCGGCTGGTGCCTCAATCGTTGCTGCATTGCCGGCAGTTCGCGAGGCGCTGTTATTTCGCCAGCGAGCCTTCGGCAAGCGGCCCGGCCTGGTCGGTGATGGGCGCGACATGGGGTCGGTTGTTTTCCCCAGGGCTGAGCTTAAGGTCTTCCTGACGGCGAGTGCTGAAGCGCGCGCCGAACGTCGTTATAAGCAGTTGATCGAAAAAGGTTTATCTGCTAATCTCCCCGACCTTCTGCTGGACCTGAAGCAACGTGACGAACGCGATTCGCAGCGTAGCGTCGCTCCACTCCGGCAAGAGGCTGATGCCAAGCTGCTCGACACCACGCATCTCACCATCGAACAGGCGGTGAATCAGGTGCTGGTCTGGAGCAGGGAAGCATTGCAGTAA
- a CDS encoding polysaccharide biosynthesis protein — MKNKTTKLVPFSNPRTFAAFAHDVAAAMLAWLLAYWLRFNFDVPVDYAQAARVALIWLVPLFAGLFYLFGLYRGLWRFASISDLHHLIAAIGVGALLTTAVVAFFTVPHIPRSVLVLHPMLLAVIMGGSRFAYRSWKEHRLYGPAKLRGQPVLVIGSGESADSLLREIGRSGQWYAVAVLEDSPGRSGRQLRGLPIVSPIDQIGLVAERLGAQHAIIAMPGARPGERRRVAELAAAAGLAVMTVPSYDDLLSGRLSVSNIRKVELEDLLGREAVTLDDDGLHDLLRGCVVLVSGAGGSIGSELCRQIARFEPARLILLDSSEFALYTIDEELRSKFPGLACQCWAADVRDSERVAEILLAEAPAVVFHAAAYKHVPLMEDVNAWQAVRTNALGTFTMARAAQRAGVDKFVLISTDKAVNPTNVMGATKRLAERLCLAVHAEGGTKFVTVRFGNVLGSNGSVIPKFREQISRGGPVTVTHPDIVRYFMTIPEAAQLVLQAGSMGQGGEIFVLDMGEPVKIVDLARDMIRLSGFSDEEIRIEFTGLRPGEKLYEELLADDEATLPTPHPKLRIARLSDVLLADEYAELLAWLQSGVRPSNEVKAGLRRFVPEYVTSPVA, encoded by the coding sequence ATGAAAAACAAGACAACAAAACTGGTTCCATTCTCCAATCCGCGTACGTTTGCAGCCTTTGCCCATGATGTGGCCGCAGCTATGCTGGCTTGGTTGCTCGCCTACTGGCTTCGCTTCAACTTTGATGTGCCGGTGGACTACGCACAGGCGGCTCGAGTAGCATTAATCTGGCTGGTGCCGCTGTTCGCCGGGTTGTTCTACTTGTTCGGCCTGTATCGCGGACTGTGGCGTTTCGCCAGTATTTCGGACCTGCATCACCTGATCGCCGCGATCGGGGTTGGGGCCTTGCTGACAACGGCAGTTGTCGCATTCTTTACCGTGCCACACATTCCGCGATCGGTACTGGTACTCCATCCTATGCTGCTGGCCGTTATCATGGGTGGCAGCCGCTTTGCGTATCGGAGCTGGAAGGAGCATCGCTTATATGGACCGGCTAAATTGCGGGGGCAGCCGGTTCTGGTGATTGGCTCCGGCGAGTCGGCCGATTCATTGTTGCGCGAGATTGGGCGAAGTGGGCAATGGTATGCGGTGGCCGTTCTAGAGGACAGCCCCGGCCGTAGTGGCCGTCAATTACGTGGCTTGCCCATCGTTTCTCCTATCGATCAAATCGGACTGGTCGCAGAGCGTCTTGGTGCACAGCACGCAATCATAGCCATGCCTGGGGCTCGTCCCGGAGAACGGCGGCGGGTGGCCGAACTGGCGGCTGCGGCCGGTCTTGCGGTGATGACCGTGCCTTCGTACGACGACCTGCTTTCTGGTCGTTTGTCCGTCTCCAATATTCGAAAGGTGGAACTGGAAGACCTGCTCGGTAGAGAGGCGGTGACGCTTGACGACGATGGTCTACATGATTTGCTGCGCGGGTGTGTCGTGCTGGTCAGTGGTGCCGGTGGATCGATCGGCTCGGAACTGTGCCGGCAGATCGCTCGCTTCGAACCGGCGCGGCTGATACTGCTCGATTCTTCTGAATTTGCGCTGTACACGATCGATGAAGAGTTGCGCAGCAAGTTTCCAGGGCTGGCTTGTCAATGCTGGGCGGCTGACGTGCGGGATAGCGAGCGGGTAGCCGAGATCCTGTTGGCGGAAGCGCCGGCAGTGGTTTTCCATGCCGCCGCCTACAAGCACGTGCCGCTGATGGAGGACGTCAATGCTTGGCAGGCGGTACGGACCAATGCCTTGGGCACCTTCACCATGGCGCGCGCGGCGCAGCGGGCTGGGGTCGACAAGTTTGTGCTGATCTCGACCGACAAGGCTGTTAATCCGACCAATGTTATGGGCGCCACAAAGCGCTTGGCCGAACGTCTCTGCCTGGCAGTCCATGCGGAAGGCGGGACGAAGTTCGTCACTGTCCGGTTCGGCAATGTGCTTGGCAGCAATGGTAGCGTTATTCCCAAGTTTCGCGAGCAGATCTCTCGTGGCGGGCCAGTCACTGTCACTCATCCGGACATCGTGCGCTACTTCATGACCATTCCCGAGGCGGCGCAACTGGTGTTGCAAGCAGGAAGTATGGGGCAAGGGGGGGAGATTTTTGTCCTTGATATGGGCGAACCGGTGAAGATCGTCGATCTGGCTCGCGACATGATTCGGCTTTCAGGCTTCTCTGACGAGGAAATTCGAATCGAATTTACAGGGCTGCGGCCGGGCGAGAAGCTTTACGAGGAATTGCTGGCTGATGATGAGGCTACTCTGCCAACGCCGCACCCGAAGCTGCGGATTGCCAGGCTGTCGGATGTCCTGCTTGCTGATGAATACGCTGAACTGCTAGCCTGGCTTCAGTCCGGGGTTCGTCCGAGTAATGAGGTTAAGGCGGGTCTCCGCCGTTTTGTGCCTGAGTACGTAACCAGTCCAGTCGCCTGA
- a CDS encoding sugar transferase, which translates to MKRAFDIELALFALLFLGLPLLLVALAVRLTSPGPVLYWSDRVGRNNRVFKMPKFRSMQTGTPAVATHLLQSPDAYLTPIGSFLRKSSLDELPQLWSILKGDMSFVGPRPALFNQDDLVALRTAAGVHELLPGLTGWAQVNGRDELPIPQKVVLDAAYLKRRSLAFDVYILWLTAMKVIRREGVSH; encoded by the coding sequence ATGAAACGCGCCTTTGACATAGAGCTTGCTCTGTTTGCACTGCTGTTTCTTGGCCTGCCACTGCTGCTGGTGGCCCTCGCGGTGCGACTGACGTCGCCTGGGCCTGTGCTGTACTGGTCCGATCGGGTCGGGCGTAATAACCGTGTGTTCAAGATGCCAAAGTTCCGCAGCATGCAGACCGGTACGCCGGCCGTCGCCACCCACTTGTTGCAGAGTCCGGATGCCTATCTGACGCCGATCGGTTCCTTCCTGCGCAAGTCCAGTCTCGACGAACTGCCTCAGTTGTGGAGCATCCTGAAGGGTGATATGAGTTTTGTCGGGCCGCGCCCGGCCCTGTTTAATCAAGATGATCTGGTTGCCTTGCGGACGGCGGCGGGGGTTCATGAACTGCTGCCAGGGCTGACCGGCTGGGCGCAGGTCAATGGTCGCGACGAACTGCCGATTCCACAGAAGGTTGTGCTTGATGCTGCGTATCTCAAACGCCGCTCACTGGCATTCGACGTGTATATTCTTTGGCTGACAGCCATGAAGGTCATTCGTCGCGAGGGCGTGTCGCATTGA
- a CDS encoding NAD-dependent epimerase/dehydratase family protein → MKEDSISTGRQEGAADHYLITGSTGFVGSRVLAALSRRGDQFRSLVRCDGGDPGTVRADLADVPALVAACAGIDCVIHCAGYAHAFSARSSDEARQHWQVNFEGTRNLIEAAGRAGVRRFVFLSSVKAMAEPGDACANEDFPGEPESEYGLSKRAAEATVVDAARTYGMHVVNLRLSMVYGAGGRGNLERMGRLVRQGFFPPLPETGNRRSMVHVNDVVAAILIVAGDGRAAGKTYIVCGPEAPSGRQLFDALREVSGMHPCSWSISESLLRRLAGAGDGLGKLLGRRLLLNGEVLQRLLGSACYDGSRIQVEIGWKPAVHLKDGLREMLRI, encoded by the coding sequence ATGAAGGAAGACTCTATATCGACAGGGCGCCAGGAGGGCGCTGCCGATCACTATCTGATTACAGGGAGCACTGGTTTCGTTGGTAGCCGGGTACTTGCCGCGCTTTCTCGTCGCGGTGATCAATTTCGGTCGCTGGTGCGTTGCGACGGGGGCGATCCGGGCACCGTGCGGGCAGATCTGGCCGATGTGCCGGCTCTGGTGGCGGCCTGCGCCGGCATTGACTGCGTGATTCATTGCGCCGGTTATGCCCATGCGTTCTCGGCCCGTTCCAGCGATGAAGCTCGCCAGCACTGGCAGGTCAACTTTGAAGGAACGCGCAACCTGATCGAGGCCGCCGGGCGGGCGGGTGTCCGCCGCTTTGTGTTTTTGTCGAGTGTCAAAGCCATGGCCGAGCCGGGCGATGCCTGTGCCAATGAGGATTTTCCAGGCGAGCCGGAGAGCGAGTATGGCTTGTCTAAGCGCGCCGCCGAAGCGACGGTTGTCGACGCGGCCCGGACCTATGGGATGCATGTCGTCAATCTACGGCTGAGCATGGTCTATGGTGCCGGCGGGCGCGGCAACCTGGAGCGGATGGGGCGTCTGGTTCGCCAAGGGTTTTTTCCGCCGCTGCCCGAGACCGGCAATCGGCGCTCAATGGTTCATGTCAATGACGTGGTGGCGGCGATTCTCATTGTTGCCGGCGACGGGCGGGCTGCCGGTAAGACCTACATCGTCTGCGGGCCAGAGGCGCCGTCGGGCCGGCAATTGTTCGATGCGCTCCGCGAAGTGTCGGGCATGCATCCCTGCTCTTGGTCAATCTCCGAAAGCCTGTTGAGGCGGCTGGCCGGGGCCGGCGATGGCCTGGGCAAGCTTCTAGGGCGTCGTCTGCTTCTCAATGGCGAGGTACTGCAGCGCCTTCTCGGCTCGGCTTGTTACGATGGTTCGCGAATTCAGGTGGAAATAGGCTGGAAACCTGCTGTTCACCTCAAGGATGGTTTGCGGGAGATGCTGCGGATATGA
- the wecB gene encoding UDP-N-acetylglucosamine 2-epimerase (non-hydrolyzing), whose protein sequence is MLKVMTLVGTRPELIKMSRVIAELDRQVDHVLVHSGQNYDYELNQVFFDDLEIRKPDHFLGAAGETAAQMIAEIIAKVDLVFESEKPDALMLYGDTNTCLAVIPAKRRKIPVFHMEAGNRCFDQRVPEELNRKVLDHLSDINMVLTEHARRYLLAEGIRPETIIKTGSHMEEVLEYYMPRIEKSDVLAREGLAKGGFFIVSAHREENVDTPENLRDLLDTLRALADEYRLPIIVSTHPRTRKRLEALGESLDHPLIRFVKPYGLLDYIQLQMSAFCVLSDSGTITEEASLLNLPAITLRNAHERPEGMDEGVLIMSGLKRQPVLDAVRIVLSQHDPNKRVIPVVPDYQAGPVSKQVVRIVLSYTDYINRTVWRKS, encoded by the coding sequence ATGCTTAAAGTCATGACTCTGGTTGGCACCCGGCCCGAGCTGATCAAGATGAGCCGGGTGATCGCCGAACTCGACCGCCAGGTCGATCACGTTCTAGTTCATTCAGGACAAAACTACGATTACGAACTGAATCAGGTATTTTTCGACGATCTCGAGATCCGAAAACCGGACCATTTCCTTGGGGCTGCCGGGGAAACGGCGGCACAGATGATCGCAGAAATTATTGCCAAGGTCGACCTGGTATTCGAAAGCGAAAAGCCGGATGCGCTGATGCTGTATGGCGACACCAACACATGTCTGGCTGTTATCCCGGCCAAGCGGCGCAAGATTCCGGTATTCCACATGGAGGCGGGAAATCGCTGCTTCGACCAGCGTGTTCCGGAAGAGCTGAATCGCAAGGTTCTCGACCACCTGAGTGACATCAACATGGTCCTGACCGAACACGCCCGACGCTATCTGCTGGCCGAGGGCATTCGCCCGGAAACCATCATTAAGACCGGTTCTCACATGGAGGAGGTGCTCGAGTACTACATGCCGCGTATTGAGAAATCAGACGTGCTGGCGCGCGAAGGGCTGGCAAAGGGAGGCTTCTTCATCGTCAGCGCCCACCGCGAAGAGAATGTCGATACACCGGAAAACTTGCGCGATCTGCTCGATACCTTGCGCGCGCTGGCCGACGAGTACCGCCTGCCGATCATCGTCTCGACGCATCCTCGCACGCGCAAGCGCCTGGAGGCGCTGGGCGAGTCGCTGGATCATCCGCTGATCCGCTTCGTCAAGCCCTATGGTCTCCTCGACTACATCCAGCTGCAAATGTCGGCCTTCTGCGTACTGTCGGATAGCGGCACGATTACCGAAGAGGCTTCGTTGCTGAATCTGCCGGCGATTACACTGCGCAATGCCCACGAGCGGCCGGAAGGCATGGATGAGGGCGTGCTGATCATGAGTGGTCTGAAACGCCAACCGGTGCTTGATGCCGTCAGGATCGTGCTGTCCCAGCACGATCCCAATAAGCGGGTGATTCCGGTGGTGCCAGATTATCAGGCCGGTCCGGTTTCCAAGCAGGTGGTGCGGATAGTCCTGAGCTACACGGACTACATCAACCGGACCGTCTGGCGCAAATCCTGA
- a CDS encoding polysaccharide biosynthesis protein → MFDDKVLMITGGTGSFGHTVLKRFLNTAVREIRIFSRDEKKQEDMRIALANDKVKFYIGDVRDYDSLKQSMVGVDYIFHAAALKQVPSCEFYPMEAVRTNVNGTENVLNAAIASGVKRVVVLSTDKAVYPINAMGISKAMAEKLMVAKSRMIPEGGTVVSATRYGNVMASRGSVIPLFVDQMRSGEQITVTDPHMTRFLMSLEDSVDLVLHAFEHGEQGDLFVQKAPASTVGDLAQALKELFGRDNPVRVIGTRHGEKLYESLVSREEMAKAEDMGRYYRIPADNRDLNYKKYFVEGEERISEQDDYTSHNTERLDVPGIKQLLLKLDYIKEQLDA, encoded by the coding sequence ATGTTCGACGACAAGGTATTGATGATCACCGGGGGCACCGGTTCCTTTGGCCATACGGTGCTCAAGCGCTTTCTCAATACTGCAGTGCGCGAGATCCGCATCTTCTCCCGTGACGAGAAGAAGCAGGAGGACATGCGCATTGCCCTGGCGAACGACAAGGTCAAGTTCTACATCGGCGATGTGCGCGACTACGACAGCCTCAAGCAGTCCATGGTCGGTGTCGACTACATATTTCATGCTGCTGCGCTCAAGCAGGTGCCTTCCTGTGAGTTCTATCCGATGGAGGCAGTGCGTACCAACGTCAACGGCACCGAGAACGTCCTCAACGCTGCCATCGCCAGCGGTGTGAAGCGCGTGGTGGTGCTGAGTACCGACAAGGCTGTCTACCCGATCAACGCCATGGGCATTTCCAAGGCGATGGCAGAGAAACTGATGGTCGCCAAATCACGCATGATTCCAGAGGGTGGCACAGTGGTTAGTGCGACCCGCTACGGCAATGTGATGGCCTCGCGCGGCTCGGTGATTCCGCTGTTTGTCGATCAGATGCGTAGTGGCGAGCAAATTACGGTCACCGATCCTCATATGACGCGCTTCCTTATGTCTCTTGAAGACTCGGTGGATCTTGTGCTGCATGCCTTCGAGCATGGCGAGCAGGGCGATCTGTTCGTGCAGAAAGCACCGGCCTCCACCGTCGGTGACCTGGCCCAGGCGCTCAAGGAATTGTTCGGTCGCGACAACCCGGTGCGGGTAATTGGCACCCGTCATGGCGAGAAGCTCTATGAATCGCTGGTCTCCCGCGAAGAAATGGCCAAGGCCGAAGATATGGGGCGCTACTACCGCATTCCAGCGGACAATCGCGATCTCAACTACAAGAAGTACTTCGTCGAGGGCGAAGAGAGGATCTCCGAGCAGGACGACTACACATCGCACAACACCGAGCGCCTGGATGTGCCAGGCATCAAGCAGTTGCTGCTCAAGCTCGATTACATCAAGGAGCAGCTCGATGCTTAA
- a CDS encoding SDR family oxidoreductase, which produces MKVLVLGVTGMLGNAVFRVFGADAEHEVWGTLRSGAALRYFPQQRHARLVTGVDVLDQDTLVAVLAKVRPDVVINCVGLIKQLADAKDPLTALPINAMLPHRLARLCALASARLIHISTDCVFSGRKGSYLESDLSDAEDLYGKSKYIGELHDLHNAITLRTSIIGHELSSNYALVDWFLSQKGSVKGYSHAIFSGLPTVELARVMKDFVVPLPQLNGLYHVAAEPIAKRDLLQLVALQYGKEIEIRPDDALVINRSLDGTCFREATGYVAPTWPELIRLMYVER; this is translated from the coding sequence ATGAAGGTACTTGTTCTTGGCGTTACTGGCATGCTGGGCAATGCTGTTTTTCGTGTGTTCGGTGCAGATGCAGAACATGAGGTCTGGGGCACGCTGCGCAGTGGTGCAGCGTTGCGGTATTTTCCGCAGCAGCGCCATGCTCGGCTGGTGACGGGTGTGGATGTGCTCGACCAGGATACGCTGGTTGCGGTGCTGGCGAAGGTGCGGCCGGATGTGGTGATTAATTGCGTTGGACTGATCAAGCAGCTGGCCGACGCCAAGGATCCGCTGACTGCACTGCCGATCAATGCCATGCTGCCGCATCGACTGGCGCGGCTGTGTGCGCTGGCTAGTGCACGGTTGATCCATATAAGCACCGACTGCGTGTTCTCAGGGCGGAAGGGCTCCTATCTGGAGAGCGATCTGTCTGACGCCGAGGACCTGTATGGCAAGTCCAAATACATCGGCGAACTGCACGATCTGCACAACGCGATTACGCTGCGTACCTCGATCATTGGTCATGAGCTCAGCTCAAATTACGCGCTGGTGGACTGGTTTCTGTCACAAAAAGGTAGCGTAAAGGGTTACTCCCATGCAATTTTCTCTGGTCTTCCGACCGTGGAGTTGGCTCGGGTAATGAAGGATTTTGTAGTTCCACTACCTCAGCTCAATGGCCTGTATCATGTCGCCGCCGAGCCAATCGCCAAGCGGGATCTATTGCAGTTGGTGGCTTTGCAGTATGGCAAGGAGATTGAGATTCGGCCAGATGATGCGTTGGTGATCAACCGCTCTCTAGACGGGACGTGTTTCCGCGAGGCCACCGGTTATGTGGCACCTACTTGGCCCGAGCTGATTCGCTTGATGTATGTGGAGCGGTAG
- a CDS encoding glycosyltransferase family 4 protein — MRLLIVSQYFWPESFIINDIVRMLDEQGHDIVVATGKPNYPDGEVFEGYRARGTQRERYLNKVEVLRVPLWPRGKGGAKNLVLNYLSFVFAGLLLLPWMLRKREFDAILVFAPSPITQTIPAIPLKWLKKAKLVLWVQDMWPESLAATGFVRNPHLLKAVGWMVKAIYHCSDTLLVQSRAFIEPVARYAEREKIFYYPNSMDVRPPVVLLPIPSELSELLEKHFCVVFAGNLGTAQALDTLVQAAVHLRDDPQICLVLVGSGSRLAWIKAQQQIYGLDNLVIPGRFPMEAMPQILERASALLVSLNDEEAFAQTIPSKIQAYLAAGKPIIACMNGEGARVVCEARAGLVSPAEKVLPLVANIRCMKALGDAERKEMGNSGRAYFDVNFDMSRQVQVLVKYLDFEAGKGSDK; from the coding sequence ATGAGACTGCTCATCGTCTCCCAATATTTCTGGCCCGAAAGTTTCATCATCAATGACATCGTGCGCATGCTGGACGAGCAGGGACACGATATCGTGGTCGCTACCGGCAAGCCCAACTATCCGGATGGCGAGGTGTTCGAAGGTTATCGCGCCAGAGGGACCCAGCGTGAGCGTTACCTGAACAAGGTCGAGGTGCTGCGTGTGCCACTCTGGCCTCGAGGCAAGGGTGGCGCTAAGAACCTTGTCCTCAACTACCTTTCATTCGTGTTCGCAGGCCTGTTGCTCCTGCCCTGGATGCTACGCAAGCGCGAGTTCGATGCGATTCTGGTCTTCGCGCCTTCGCCCATTACCCAAACGATTCCAGCGATTCCACTCAAATGGTTGAAGAAGGCTAAATTGGTCTTGTGGGTTCAGGACATGTGGCCGGAAAGCCTGGCCGCAACTGGCTTTGTCAGGAATCCTCATTTGCTTAAGGCTGTGGGCTGGATGGTCAAGGCCATCTACCACTGCAGCGATACCCTGCTGGTGCAGTCGCGGGCGTTCATCGAGCCGGTGGCGCGCTATGCCGAGCGAGAGAAGATTTTCTATTACCCCAACTCTATGGATGTACGGCCCCCGGTTGTGCTGCTGCCTATACCATCGGAGTTGAGTGAATTGCTGGAAAAGCATTTCTGCGTGGTCTTCGCTGGCAATTTGGGGACCGCTCAGGCCTTGGATACGCTGGTTCAGGCCGCAGTGCATCTGCGTGATGATCCACAGATCTGCCTCGTGCTGGTCGGTAGCGGTAGCCGCCTTGCCTGGATTAAGGCGCAGCAGCAGATTTATGGGCTGGACAATCTGGTGATTCCGGGCCGCTTTCCGATGGAAGCGATGCCGCAGATTCTCGAGCGTGCCTCGGCCTTGCTAGTTTCGCTCAACGATGAAGAAGCTTTCGCGCAGACCATTCCTAGCAAGATCCAAGCGTATCTGGCCGCCGGGAAGCCGATCATTGCCTGCATGAACGGCGAGGGCGCCCGGGTTGTCTGCGAAGCTCGCGCAGGCCTTGTCTCGCCGGCTGAGAAGGTGTTGCCACTGGTGGCGAATATTCGTTGCATGAAGGCGCTTGGGGATGCGGAGCGCAAGGAAATGGGGAACTCGGGGCGGGCCTATTTCGATGTGAATTTTGATATGAGTCGGCAGGTGCAGGTGCTGGTAAAGTACTTGGATTTTGAGGCTGGCAAGGGTAGTGACAAATGA
- a CDS encoding glycosyltransferase: MRILNVNDMLDVKTGGGTAERTFQMSRFLARQGVSCEVLTIDTDHLDAQRIEALEPVRVSVLPCLLRRFKVPRCRLATIRRAVEEADIVHLMGHWSVLNAVVYLAVRRAGKPYVVCPAGALPFFGRSRWLKRFYNFVIGNLIVRNASGWIAVTEGEFPQFEEYGVPRSRVTVIPNGVSAEDFPSVDIADFRRRHGLPDAPTILFMGRLNLIKGPDLLLQAFLNSRQAFPEHHLVFAGPDGGMLAKLFETAERSGMSGMVHFIGYVGGADKSAAYRMADLLVVPSRQEAMSIVAIEAGICGVPVLLTDQCGFGEIRAIDERLEVPVSVGGIADGLVSLLAEPGVLEKLSPAWVSFVDRRYSWIALAPEYLKLYQRILSESVR; the protein is encoded by the coding sequence CTGCGGATACTTAATGTCAACGACATGCTCGACGTAAAGACGGGCGGAGGGACGGCAGAGCGGACTTTCCAGATGAGTCGCTTCCTGGCGCGCCAAGGCGTGTCCTGCGAAGTGTTGACGATCGATACCGATCATCTCGACGCACAACGGATTGAGGCGCTTGAGCCGGTTAGGGTTTCTGTGCTGCCGTGTCTGTTGCGAAGATTCAAGGTTCCCCGCTGTCGATTGGCGACCATACGGCGCGCAGTCGAAGAGGCTGACATCGTTCACCTCATGGGGCACTGGAGTGTGCTGAATGCGGTCGTCTATCTGGCGGTCCGGCGCGCTGGCAAGCCCTATGTGGTCTGTCCGGCGGGGGCTCTGCCGTTCTTCGGAAGGTCAAGATGGTTGAAGCGCTTCTACAATTTTGTCATCGGAAACTTGATCGTCCGCAATGCATCAGGCTGGATCGCGGTCACCGAAGGAGAATTTCCCCAATTTGAGGAATACGGTGTGCCCCGTTCCCGGGTGACGGTGATCCCGAACGGCGTGAGCGCTGAAGATTTTCCGTCCGTGGATATCGCCGACTTCAGACGCCGGCATGGCCTGCCGGATGCGCCGACCATTCTCTTCATGGGGCGGCTCAACCTGATAAAAGGACCGGATCTGCTGTTGCAGGCGTTCCTGAATTCGCGACAGGCATTTCCGGAACATCATCTAGTGTTTGCTGGTCCGGACGGAGGCATGTTGGCCAAGCTGTTTGAGACCGCCGAGCGGTCTGGCATGAGCGGAATGGTGCATTTCATCGGTTATGTCGGCGGGGCCGACAAATCGGCGGCCTACCGCATGGCCGACCTGCTGGTGGTTCCATCGCGGCAGGAAGCGATGTCCATCGTCGCGATAGAAGCTGGCATCTGCGGTGTGCCGGTGCTGCTGACCGACCAGTGCGGTTTTGGCGAGATCAGGGCAATCGACGAACGGCTTGAAGTGCCGGTCTCCGTGGGCGGCATCGCGGACGGGTTGGTCAGTCTCCTTGCAGAGCCCGGCGTTCTGGAGAAACTGTCGCCGGCATGGGTGAGTTTCGTTGATCGCAGGTATTCCTGGATAGCACTGGCACCGGAGTATCTCAAACTTTATCAACGTATTCTTTCGGAATCGGTGCGATGA